The following are encoded together in the Bacillus sp. V2I10 genome:
- a CDS encoding amino acid ABC transporter permease — translation MGDIQWEYIFNYKLAIESFPYVIQGIWNTLLISLVSMAIGLVLGFFLALGRTSKYSFFTWPARIYISFMRGVPILVILFILYFGFPIIGIEFTAITAALIGFSLNSAAYMAEINRSALASVDRGQWEASKSLGLSYWQTMRGIILPQAFRIALPPLSNVLLDLTKASSLAAMITVPELFQQAKIVGGRELDYMTMYILVALIYWGICSLLTIVQNHLEKRYEYLV, via the coding sequence ATGGGAGATATTCAGTGGGAATACATCTTTAATTATAAACTTGCTATAGAATCTTTTCCATATGTGATACAAGGGATCTGGAATACCCTGCTCATTTCCTTAGTCAGCATGGCAATCGGTTTGGTGCTCGGTTTTTTTCTCGCACTGGGGCGTACTTCTAAGTATTCGTTTTTCACGTGGCCGGCTAGAATCTATATTTCGTTTATGCGAGGGGTTCCGATACTGGTTATTCTGTTTATTTTATATTTTGGTTTTCCGATTATCGGCATCGAGTTCACAGCCATAACGGCTGCTTTAATCGGCTTCAGCTTAAACAGTGCTGCCTATATGGCGGAAATTAACCGTTCAGCTTTAGCCTCTGTTGACCGAGGACAGTGGGAGGCTTCCAAGTCGCTTGGTCTTTCCTACTGGCAGACGATGAGAGGAATTATTTTGCCGCAGGCTTTCAGAATTGCGCTGCCTCCTCTTTCTAACGTGCTGCTTGACTTGACGAAAGCATCCTCACTGGCCGCGATGATAACTGTGCCGGAGCTTTTTCAGCAGGCTAAAATTGTCGGAGGCAGGGAGCTTGATTACATGACAATGTATATTCTCGTTGCCCTCATTTATTGGGGAATTTGTTCTCTTTTGACAATTGTCCAAAATCACCTCGAGAAAAGATATGAATACCTAGTATAA
- the fosM gene encoding FosM family fosfomycin resistance protein, whose protein sequence is MTIKGLNHFLFSVTNLEHSIEFYQHVFDAKLLVKGRSTAYFDLNGMWLALNEEKNISRSEHNQSYTHIAFSIDEADFDKMCDRLEKLNVNILSGRSRDEKDKKSIYFTDPDGHKFEFHTGTLEDRLTYYRQEKKHMEFF, encoded by the coding sequence ATGACTATTAAAGGTTTGAATCATTTTTTATTTTCCGTTACTAATTTGGAGCACTCAATCGAATTTTACCAGCATGTATTTGATGCAAAGTTATTAGTAAAAGGAAGAAGCACTGCCTATTTTGATTTAAATGGCATGTGGCTCGCTCTCAATGAGGAAAAAAATATTTCCCGCAGTGAACATAATCAATCATATACACATATAGCTTTTTCAATAGATGAAGCGGATTTTGATAAAATGTGTGATCGGTTGGAAAAGTTAAATGTAAACATTCTTTCTGGACGTTCAAGAGATGAGAAAGATAAAAAATCGATTTATTTTACAGACCCGGACGGTCATAAGTTTGAGTTTCATACGGGTACACTGGAAGACAGATTAACTTACTATCGACAGGAGAAAAAACATATGGAATTTTTCTAA